One window of the Candidatus Zixiibacteriota bacterium genome contains the following:
- a CDS encoding hypothetical protein (Evidence 5 : Unknown function): MTGRKSAILIFFLVVFVSGVSGDEPDSGRSPMPDLGRMMFPENWVDFVGQPCPVGLGNYAADLAGRTIAPTTVEIDDKVIKVGMKDANLKILLDTLYRISDSSIKRTERENDQFLSDLLRANPFTMHYYILYGLTGRSGWFETVACDFSNCAKIKISLHASTEKGIYRVYLIHVNLPPIEASDVSLKKVENHLTAIRKSVPPAVWNIDKNTLKVTCD, from the coding sequence ATGACGGGTCGAAAAAGCGCCATATTGATATTTTTCTTAGTTGTTTTTGTCTCCGGTGTATCCGGGGATGAGCCCGATTCCGGAAGGAGCCCGATGCCTGATCTCGGCAGGATGATGTTTCCCGAAAATTGGGTGGATTTTGTCGGCCAGCCTTGTCCTGTCGGCCTGGGAAACTACGCCGCCGATCTGGCCGGAAGGACGATCGCGCCAACCACCGTAGAAATCGATGATAAAGTCATAAAGGTCGGCATGAAAGATGCAAACTTGAAAATACTTCTCGATACTCTTTACCGGATAAGCGATTCATCGATCAAGCGTACGGAAAGGGAAAATGATCAATTTTTAAGCGATCTCCTCCGGGCCAATCCTTTTACCATGCACTATTATATACTTTACGGGCTGACGGGTCGGAGCGGGTGGTTCGAAACGGTGGCGTGCGATTTCAGTAATTGCGCCAAAATCAAAATTTCCCTGCATGCATCGACCGAAAAAGGAATTTATCGGGTATATTTGATCCATGTCAATCTGCCGCCGATTGAAGCGAGCGATGTATCGCTTAAAAAGGTCGAGAATCATCTGACCGCAATAAGAAAAAGCGTTCCCCCGGCGGTGTGGAATATTGACAAGAATACGTTAAAAGTAACCTGCGATTAG
- a CDS encoding hypothetical protein (Evidence 5 : Unknown function) produces MKSWDNWLDEYYSSYLEFVKNRVKELCDQDKQQYTQLPFYTPHGISHFKAVEDMIHHLIPENRSEAFTIQERFYLLVSAWVHDLGMLTSTVSQVYPEKALAYSEIRNRHHLISEKFVVDHWAALGLNEQDKEPISRLCRFHSRKASIEECEEYILVGLERVKLKVLAAYLRLADALDVGSSRAPMEAYVVCLTYGIPLDIKLHWIKSRIVSGIQPNAENRNIIVQFKKPVLNGDTDSSDTEPLRKKLLSVSNLVLEDLRSELQSVSHVLTKYGPCPYLDISRTDSSIILDTQTLDDLKELVVNYDIMMNPSASKLLEMIIVSIGNILGVELHKSKVSKNIISEKPDEEVLNKLNGFLESLQNGPIQARPCHLGLKVIVDNFRKMINEKRKKEEFVRSISDCYRKHQSIRSQIRTNAQHFMEANYPGLLDKYCLNILLYGYSELVTVALCGFRDSFLKNNGIKDPQGVYNSKIEKETSKIINIYVCEGQPKTQTATGDHYVYHDGSQYALHLHRRNFSNIILIPDIIAGYIIAHHNIDFVMVGANGISSNSFWHSAGHCAIVNLVREFRRNRPVDKPNTKVILVASSEKYRPGKAQGDFAPENISVEGTENWIENSIHIVDGCEFLKVADIAVRETNWMLKDSKLLERIIESGAVFYNPLEDNIPIHNIDYMISNIGYDEINEENWKYLIDEHFAEKANIKI; encoded by the coding sequence ATGAAATCGTGGGATAATTGGTTGGACGAATACTATTCCAGTTATCTGGAATTTGTAAAAAATAGAGTGAAGGAACTATGTGATCAGGATAAACAACAATATACTCAATTGCCATTTTATACACCACACGGGATATCTCACTTTAAAGCAGTAGAGGACATGATTCATCATCTCATTCCGGAGAATCGATCAGAAGCGTTTACAATTCAAGAACGGTTTTACTTGCTAGTTTCAGCCTGGGTTCACGATCTTGGTATGCTAACTTCTACTGTCTCGCAAGTATATCCAGAAAAGGCGCTTGCATATAGCGAAATAAGAAATAGACATCATCTAATTTCAGAAAAATTTGTGGTTGATCATTGGGCCGCTCTTGGGCTAAATGAGCAGGATAAAGAGCCAATTTCTAGGCTCTGTCGCTTTCATAGCAGGAAAGCATCTATTGAAGAATGTGAAGAATATATTCTGGTGGGCTTGGAGCGGGTGAAGTTAAAAGTTCTCGCTGCATATCTAAGACTGGCAGATGCTCTTGATGTGGGGTCATCCCGGGCTCCAATGGAAGCCTACGTAGTATGCTTAACTTATGGCATCCCTCTCGATATAAAATTGCACTGGATAAAAAGCCGAATAGTCAGCGGAATACAGCCAAATGCCGAAAATCGCAACATCATAGTCCAATTCAAAAAGCCCGTCTTAAATGGTGACACCGATTCGTCGGATACTGAACCACTCAGGAAAAAGCTGCTATCTGTATCCAATCTGGTATTAGAGGATCTGCGTAGCGAATTACAGAGTGTTTCGCATGTTCTCACGAAATATGGGCCATGTCCTTATCTAGATATATCACGTACAGACTCATCCATAATTCTAGATACGCAAACATTGGATGACCTGAAAGAGTTAGTTGTAAATTATGACATTATGATGAATCCTAGCGCGTCAAAATTACTAGAAATGATAATTGTGTCAATTGGAAATATATTGGGTGTCGAATTACATAAGTCCAAAGTATCCAAGAATATTATTTCAGAAAAGCCAGACGAAGAGGTCCTGAATAAACTCAATGGCTTCCTTGAGTCTCTTCAGAATGGACCAATCCAGGCCCGCCCATGCCATTTGGGATTAAAAGTAATTGTAGATAATTTCAGGAAAATGATTAATGAAAAAAGAAAGAAAGAGGAATTTGTAAGGTCAATTTCTGATTGTTATCGAAAACATCAGTCAATTCGTTCTCAAATAAGAACTAATGCCCAACATTTTATGGAAGCAAATTATCCAGGGTTATTGGATAAATATTGTCTAAACATTTTACTCTATGGATATAGTGAATTGGTAACGGTGGCGCTCTGTGGATTTCGTGATTCATTTCTAAAAAATAATGGTATTAAAGACCCACAAGGTGTTTACAATAGCAAAATTGAAAAGGAAACTTCAAAGATAATCAATATTTATGTATGCGAAGGGCAGCCAAAAACGCAGACTGCTACTGGCGACCACTATGTGTACCATGACGGTAGTCAGTATGCTTTGCATTTGCATAGAAGAAACTTTAGCAACATAATTCTAATCCCGGATATAATCGCTGGGTACATAATCGCACATCACAATATTGACTTTGTCATGGTAGGTGCAAATGGCATAAGTAGTAATAGTTTTTGGCATTCAGCCGGCCATTGCGCCATTGTGAATCTTGTACGTGAATTCAGAAGGAATAGACCTGTTGATAAGCCAAATACTAAGGTAATTTTGGTCGCATCCAGTGAAAAATATCGGCCAGGTAAGGCACAGGGTGATTTCGCACCAGAAAACATTTCTGTTGAAGGTACTGAAAATTGGATTGAGAACTCCATTCACATAGTAGATGGCTGCGAATTCCTTAAGGTTGCAGATATTGCCGTACGTGAGACTAATTGGATGCTTAAGGACAGTAAACTTTTAGAAAGAATAATTGAATCTGGCGCTGTATTTTATAATCCTCTTGAAGACAATATTCCAATTCATAATATTGACTACATGATTAGCAATATCGGCTATGACGAGATAAATGAGGAGAACTGGAAATATCTCATAGACGAACATTTCGCGGAAAAGGCAAACATTAAGATATAG
- a CDS encoding hypothetical protein (Evidence 5 : Unknown function), which translates to MRNLRIFLMAAAVCFLTETGRTEGILMSWGAKDLVGMTQEKYEAAKEMKPEEIINGNKKVASWPETYLLLVAAFNHEKDKDFLNGLIEQVGDSEKKNADRYEKTDYLGENSDGRDIFRRERLSGRG; encoded by the coding sequence ATGAGAAATCTAAGAATATTTCTAATGGCGGCGGCAGTGTGTTTTCTCACGGAAACAGGGAGAACCGAGGGCATCCTGATGTCATGGGGCGCCAAAGATTTGGTCGGCATGACGCAGGAAAAATATGAAGCCGCCAAAGAAATGAAGCCGGAAGAGATAATCAATGGAAATAAGAAGGTCGCATCCTGGCCGGAAACTTATTTGCTATTGGTCGCGGCCTTCAATCATGAAAAAGATAAGGATTTCTTGAACGGTCTGATCGAGCAGGTCGGCGATTCCGAAAAAAAAAACGCTGACCGATACGAAAAGACTGATTATCTGGGAGAGAATAGCGACGGGAGAGATATTTTTCGAAGGGAAAGGCTTTCAGGTCGAGGATGA
- a CDS encoding conserved hypothetical protein (Evidence 4 : Unknown function but conserved in other organisms), producing the protein MFSVGGRANWMLRNMTSKNFGYIKPASSVEEQREIQNKWEKWNNGEDVAEIQVKPESEEGITEIESMEALEALIQSLKPSDQKDQYIKDCLQNVYGLETLPKEKDSPARLCDPDNYTYGYLTLITGVKDKHEYEWWQEWWSANKDKLQWNSRKERFEVKKK; encoded by the coding sequence TTGTTTTCGGTCGGGGGACGGGCCAATTGGATGCTGCGAAATATGACTTCAAAGAATTTTGGCTATATCAAACCCGCCAGCAGCGTTGAGGAGCAAAGGGAAATTCAGAATAAGTGGGAAAAATGGAACAACGGCGAAGATGTCGCGGAAATTCAAGTGAAGCCGGAATCCGAGGAAGGGATAACCGAAATAGAGAGTATGGAGGCGCTGGAAGCGCTGATCCAATCCCTGAAACCGAGTGATCAAAAAGATCAATATATCAAAGACTGTCTGCAAAATGTGTATGGATTGGAGACTTTGCCGAAAGAAAAGGATTCGCCGGCGCGGCTATGCGACCCGGACAATTATACTTACGGCTATTTGACCTTAATTACAGGCGTAAAAGATAAACATGAATACGAGTGGTGGCAGGAGTGGTGGAGCGCAAATAAGGATAAACTCCAATGGAATTCAAGAAAGGAAAGGTTTGAAGTAAAGAAGAAATAG
- a CDS encoding conserved hypothetical protein (Evidence 4 : Unknown function but conserved in other organisms) produces MNKSIPDHQLHHLKQYLTDNYRTPENYILHKFKSHDLIFLGESHYTKHNLRLFHRIMRLLPAHGIFYLFTEFARREEQPLIDKLIFGRNYDEALAKEIMFRFSVDWGFQEYMDTFKVAWEINQKLTGDQKFHVIGLNDSHRWYLLQKPEDWRNPEIMKKVMADYDEQIWADLILRETIMKGNKALIYSGLNHAFTEYRFPLYRNNRLEGYVDKMGNFVFQKAQKRAITVSTHVPWLSDNPDIWVQPVDGAIDAIMRTIPEEYRYVGFDAKNSPFGELTSTDSSFRHGYDNFNLGIFCDGYIYEIPFEKFEMVSPIPEFINESNLNEARRTTRDVGLRHAILEEFQKAFAQQSLHDLFVQTGLIKSS; encoded by the coding sequence GTGAACAAATCAATTCCCGATCATCAATTGCATCACTTAAAACAGTATCTGACTGACAATTATCGGACACCCGAAAATTATATCCTTCACAAATTTAAATCTCACGATCTAATATTTCTTGGCGAGAGCCACTATACCAAACATAATCTACGACTTTTTCACAGGATCATGCGGCTCTTACCCGCGCACGGCATCTTTTATTTGTTTACGGAATTCGCCCGCCGGGAAGAGCAGCCCTTGATTGATAAATTAATATTCGGGCGGAATTATGACGAGGCCCTGGCGAAAGAAATTATGTTCCGCTTTTCGGTCGATTGGGGCTTTCAGGAATATATGGATACCTTTAAAGTGGCATGGGAAATAAATCAAAAATTGACAGGTGACCAGAAATTTCATGTCATTGGCCTGAATGATTCCCATCGCTGGTATCTTCTGCAGAAACCCGAGGACTGGCGCAATCCCGAAATCATGAAAAAAGTGATGGCAGATTATGATGAGCAAATATGGGCCGATTTAATTTTGAGAGAAACAATAATGAAAGGGAATAAGGCCCTTATCTATTCCGGCCTCAACCATGCCTTTACCGAATACAGATTCCCCCTTTACAGAAATAACCGTCTCGAAGGGTATGTCGACAAAATGGGTAACTTTGTCTTCCAAAAAGCCCAAAAGCGAGCCATAACCGTATCTACCCATGTTCCCTGGCTGTCGGACAATCCCGATATTTGGGTGCAACCGGTTGACGGCGCCATTGATGCGATTATGAGAACGATACCGGAAGAATACCGCTATGTCGGCTTTGATGCGAAAAACTCTCCTTTCGGCGAACTGACTTCGACCGACAGCAGCTTTAGGCACGGCTATGACAATTTTAATCTGGGGATATTTTGCGACGGTTATATTTATGAAATTCCCTTTGAGAAATTTGAAATGGTATCGCCAATTCCTGAATTTATAAACGAATCTAATCTGAATGAAGCCCGGCGCACCACTCGCGACGTGGGGCTACGCCACGCCATTCTGGAGGAATTTCAAAAAGCGTTCGCGCAACAATCGCTTCATGACTTGTTCGTGCAGACCGGCCTGATAAAGTCCTCGTAG
- a CDS encoding Cation transport ATPase, whose protein sequence is MANFDTESLRGLSDSEAARRLSIDGYNELPSTKKRSIFAIAFDVLREPMFILLVACGTLYFFLGDFQEAIMLLGFVMVVIGITLYQERKTERALEALRDLSSPRALVIRNGEQKRIAGREVVTDDIILLHEGDRVPADARILNSINLAIDESLLTGESVAVRKTNWDGKSASVQPGGDDLPFVYSGTLIVQGQGIGQVYATGTRTEIGKIGRALQAVEQESTLLQKETGRLVRNLAILGISLCLLVIIVYGLSRNDWISGFLAGITLAMATLPEEFPVVLTIFLALGAWRLSQKQVLTRHVPAVETLGSATVLCVDKTGTLTQNRMSVRSTFVDNEFYVFDGSDKGNLPDKFHEIVEYGILASKKDPFDPMEKAFKKLGDDYLAQTEHLHNDWTLVQEYPLSKALLALTHVWKSPDGNAHLIAAKGAPEAIFDLCHLQPEKVKELTEIVSRMACDGLRVLGVARAEFGGSELPGQQHEFEFSFLGLTGLADPIRPTVPLAIKECYTAGMRVIMITGDYPGTAQSIARQIGLSPADKYVTGAELNVISDEELPHRIKDINIFARVVPEQKLRLVNALKTNCEIVAMTGDGVNDAPALKSAHIGIAMGGRGTDVARESSSLVLLDDDFSSIVGAVRLGRRIFDNIKKAMAYILAVHVPIAGMSFIPVVMQWPLVLLPVHIVFLELIIDPACSVVFEAENEEAGVMNRPPRNPKEPLFGKRTIILSLLQGLMVLAVILAVFIITRELGRGINEARALTFTTLIFANLGLILTNRSWTRTIWQTLKSPNAALWWVIGGAFAFLGLVLFIPFLRDLFKFSQLHPIDLLICLAGGLVSIMWFELLKYFRGHKEGGAIS, encoded by the coding sequence ATGGCGAATTTTGATACGGAATCCTTAAGGGGACTATCGGATAGCGAAGCCGCGCGGCGGCTGTCGATCGACGGCTATAACGAATTGCCCTCTACCAAGAAACGAAGCATTTTTGCCATCGCTTTTGATGTGCTGCGGGAGCCGATGTTTATTCTTTTGGTGGCCTGCGGTACCCTATATTTCTTTCTGGGGGACTTTCAGGAAGCCATCATGCTGCTGGGATTTGTCATGGTAGTTATAGGCATCACACTGTACCAGGAAAGAAAAACGGAACGGGCTTTGGAAGCTCTCCGGGATCTCTCCAGCCCCAGGGCGCTGGTCATACGCAATGGTGAACAGAAGCGAATCGCGGGCCGGGAAGTCGTTACCGATGATATTATTTTACTGCATGAGGGCGACCGCGTTCCCGCTGACGCCCGGATTCTAAACAGCATAAATCTTGCCATTGACGAATCACTCTTGACGGGAGAATCGGTGGCCGTCAGAAAGACGAATTGGGATGGCAAAAGCGCCTCTGTTCAGCCGGGTGGAGACGATCTCCCGTTTGTCTATTCCGGTACTTTAATCGTTCAGGGTCAGGGAATTGGGCAGGTCTATGCCACCGGCACAAGAACGGAAATCGGCAAAATCGGACGGGCCCTCCAGGCGGTGGAACAGGAAAGCACATTACTGCAAAAAGAAACCGGCCGCCTTGTGAGAAATCTCGCCATCCTCGGTATCTCCTTGTGCCTTCTTGTAATAATTGTTTATGGTCTTTCCAGAAACGATTGGATTAGTGGATTTCTGGCCGGCATAACATTAGCCATGGCGACTCTTCCCGAGGAGTTCCCTGTGGTCCTGACCATATTTCTTGCGCTTGGCGCGTGGCGCCTTTCCCAGAAACAGGTCCTGACACGACACGTTCCAGCCGTCGAAACACTCGGTTCAGCAACCGTCCTATGTGTTGATAAAACCGGGACCCTGACCCAGAATCGTATGAGCGTCCGCAGCACTTTTGTCGACAATGAATTTTATGTCTTCGATGGATCGGATAAGGGCAACCTTCCGGACAAATTTCATGAGATTGTCGAATACGGTATCCTGGCCAGTAAGAAAGATCCATTCGATCCGATGGAGAAAGCCTTCAAGAAACTGGGCGATGACTATCTGGCGCAAACTGAACACCTGCATAATGATTGGACCTTGGTCCAGGAGTATCCCTTATCCAAGGCCCTCCTGGCTCTAACTCATGTCTGGAAGTCCCCGGACGGAAACGCTCACCTCATTGCCGCAAAGGGGGCTCCGGAAGCGATCTTTGATTTGTGCCATCTGCAACCCGAGAAAGTAAAGGAACTTACCGAAATTGTTAGCCGGATGGCCTGTGACGGCCTTCGGGTTCTGGGAGTGGCAAGGGCTGAATTCGGCGGAAGCGAACTTCCCGGGCAACAGCACGAATTTGAGTTCTCCTTCCTTGGGCTGACCGGTCTGGCCGATCCCATCCGCCCCACCGTTCCTCTCGCCATCAAGGAATGTTATACCGCCGGTATGAGAGTGATTATGATTACGGGTGATTACCCGGGAACCGCACAAAGCATCGCCCGGCAAATCGGGCTCAGCCCCGCCGATAAATATGTCACCGGGGCGGAGTTGAACGTTATATCCGACGAGGAACTTCCCCATCGGATCAAAGATATCAATATATTCGCCCGGGTGGTTCCCGAACAAAAACTGCGGCTTGTCAATGCCCTGAAAACCAATTGCGAAATTGTCGCCATGACCGGAGATGGTGTCAATGATGCCCCGGCTTTGAAATCGGCTCATATCGGAATCGCCATGGGGGGGCGGGGGACTGATGTGGCGCGGGAATCGTCGTCGCTGGTTCTGCTCGATGATGATTTTTCCTCGATTGTCGGGGCGGTGCGCCTGGGACGACGCATCTTCGACAATATCAAAAAGGCGATGGCTTACATTCTCGCCGTCCATGTTCCCATTGCCGGAATGTCTTTTATTCCTGTGGTGATGCAGTGGCCCCTGGTACTTCTTCCGGTTCATATCGTCTTTTTGGAACTGATTATCGACCCGGCGTGTTCGGTGGTCTTCGAGGCCGAAAATGAAGAGGCCGGCGTCATGAATCGCCCCCCGCGAAATCCCAAAGAACCGCTGTTTGGAAAGAGAACCATAATCTTGAGTCTTCTGCAAGGACTGATGGTTCTGGCGGTGATCCTGGCCGTGTTCATAATCACCAGAGAACTCGGTCGGGGCATTAACGAGGCCAGGGCCCTCACCTTTACAACCTTGATATTCGCTAATCTCGGCCTGATTCTGACCAATCGTTCCTGGACCCGAACCATCTGGCAGACTCTCAAATCTCCCAATGCCGCACTCTGGTGGGTTATTGGCGGCGCCTTTGCGTTTCTGGGACTGGTTCTATTCATCCCGTTTTTGCGGGATCTTTTCAAGTTTTCGCAGCTGCACCCCATTGATTTATTGATCTGTCTGGCCGGCGGATTGGTGAGCATTATGTGGTTCGAATTGCTTAAATATTTCCGCGGACACAAAGAAGGCGGGGCAATTTCATAG